From a single Candidatus Hydrogenedens sp. genomic region:
- a CDS encoding ABC transporter ATP-binding protein: MDTQIETRELSKWFGEVVALNNVSVQIPTGVIGLLGPNGAGKSTFIKLALGLYRPSRGEIRILGEKPRNNFHTLQKVGYCPEMDHFVEEVSGYEFLYWLARYSGYKPKVAKKQVERAVERVSMTERMYDPIATYSKGMRQRVKIAQTLLHDPEILFLDEPMNGLDPTAREELFELVISLGNEGKTVIFSSHVLHEVERVTDTVILIYNGRVLAFGKIREIRDLIKNHPRTIVIETLEPKKVYQILSVDENITTVNFDTQSLTVHTLDPMQTFKYINEMFLDEKVPIYSFRCADEDLQSVFQYLISTHIPRGL; this comes from the coding sequence ATGGATACACAAATTGAGACGAGGGAATTATCCAAATGGTTTGGTGAAGTGGTAGCATTAAATAATGTTTCTGTTCAAATTCCCACCGGTGTTATCGGATTATTAGGACCGAATGGGGCAGGCAAATCTACATTCATTAAATTGGCATTAGGTTTGTATCGTCCCAGTCGAGGTGAGATTCGTATTTTGGGTGAAAAGCCACGCAATAATTTTCATACACTCCAGAAAGTAGGTTATTGTCCAGAAATGGACCATTTTGTGGAGGAGGTGAGTGGTTACGAATTTTTATACTGGTTAGCACGATATTCGGGCTACAAACCCAAAGTAGCTAAAAAACAGGTTGAGCGTGCTGTAGAACGGGTAAGTATGACAGAGCGTATGTATGACCCTATTGCCACTTATAGTAAAGGGATGAGGCAGCGTGTCAAAATCGCCCAGACTCTACTACATGACCCCGAAATTTTATTTTTAGATGAACCTATGAATGGGCTTGACCCAACCGCTCGTGAAGAATTGTTTGAATTAGTTATTTCCCTTGGAAATGAAGGGAAAACAGTTATTTTTTCAAGCCATGTGTTACATGAAGTAGAACGCGTTACGGATACTGTAATTTTGATTTATAATGGTAGAGTGCTTGCCTTCGGAAAAATTCGTGAAATACGCGACCTCATCAAAAATCATCCCCGCACAATTGTTATCGAGACATTAGAACCGAAGAAAGTTTACCAAATATTAAGTGTAGATGAGAATATCACCACGGTAAATTTTGATACGCAATCCTTAACGGTGCATACATTAGACCCCATGCAAACATTTAAATATATCAATGAAATGTTCTTGGATGAGAAAGTTCCAATATATAGTTTTCGCTGTGCGGATGAAGATTTGCAATCTGTTTTCCAATATTTAATTTCAACTCATATCCCACGAGGATTATAA
- a CDS encoding ABC transporter permease, with the protein MAILRIKNIGSLFLDIKTSFLHSLTITLRRDRFLLMAIICVLPVIIPIFVALFSRAMFRESGLEIFIRLSEQVYVHTLTPLLALFIGLIGIREEVDSLTIVYLLTRPVSKFAWIVGRFFAYMLISTFLLGVGLFSTFLACVVLGSIYVDFIGISMLLQYLGVGVMGLMGYGAISLMLGCATNYPIIIGVILFFGWEKIANVIPGIADFWTIQKYLDSMFPALASQRYNRAVMTVIGSFQKELFFVSPQRAFITLIVLTIIFLALAIGFVLWREFTKDRVVGTR; encoded by the coding sequence ATGGCGATATTGCGAATTAAAAACATAGGCAGTCTTTTTTTAGATATAAAAACATCCTTTCTTCATTCCTTAACCATTACGCTACGACGCGACCGTTTTTTATTAATGGCGATAATATGTGTTCTTCCTGTTATTATTCCCATCTTTGTGGCTCTATTTTCCCGAGCCATGTTTCGTGAAAGTGGTCTGGAAATTTTTATTCGTCTTTCAGAACAGGTATATGTTCACACACTTACCCCATTGCTGGCTTTATTTATCGGTTTGATTGGTATTCGCGAAGAGGTAGATTCATTAACTATTGTGTATCTACTTACAAGACCTGTATCCAAATTTGCGTGGATAGTAGGTAGATTCTTTGCTTATATGCTTATTTCTACCTTTTTATTGGGGGTAGGACTTTTCTCTACATTTCTTGCCTGTGTTGTTTTAGGAAGTATTTATGTAGATTTTATTGGAATAAGTATGTTATTGCAATACTTGGGTGTGGGGGTTATGGGTTTGATGGGTTATGGCGCTATTAGTTTAATGTTGGGTTGTGCTACAAATTATCCTATTATTATTGGCGTAATATTATTTTTCGGTTGGGAAAAAATTGCAAATGTTATTCCGGGTATCGCAGATTTCTGGACAATACAAAAGTATTTAGATTCTATGTTTCCTGCCCTTGCTTCTCAACGGTATAACCGTGCGGTAATGACAGTTATAGGTAGTTTTCAAAAAGAACTATTTTTTGTTAGTCCTCAACGAGCTTTCATAACTCTTATTGTATTGACGATTATTTTTTTAGCGTTGGCGATAGGGTTTGTCCTATGGCGTGAATTTACAAAAGACCGTGTAGTTGGTACTCGATGA